The following proteins are co-located in the Plasmodium vinckei vinckei genome assembly, chromosome: PVVCY_11 genome:
- a CDS encoding fam-a protein: MNKLYIQIFFFLLNIFLYVNNETFATEIVPEEDTAPEPKNRYPSSEEIYEKNKHLLCTNPKESSEVGEVMNEAVKHLEYYATSNDGYELCQNQYSSHKVLFKTKHGQTKIKRFHYEVYGSDEYNEVINKLWDPDHAKSPNASFVKRKIARVYSPNLVMIQQRYKTNPLGRKKYFYALAAKVKISEDTTIIVMASGNINDHNPSSKEYKNTIVESANLFKTDIDSEDDIRKGKLKKTFVNLAGYFIKKGRWRVDITCVESIN, encoded by the exons atgaataaattatatattcaaatattttttttccttttaaaCATCTTCCTTTATGTGAATAATGAAACCTTTGCAACTGAGATAGTTCCAGAAGAAGATACAGCACCCGAACCAAAAAATCGTTATCCTAG TTCAgaagaaatatatgaaaaaaacaagcACCTATTATGTACCAATCCAAAAGAATCTTCAGAAGTGGGCGAAGTTATGAACGAAGCTGTAAAACATTTAGAATATTATGCTACAAGTAATGATGGTTATGAATTATGTCAAAATCAATATTCTTCTCATAaggttttatttaaaacaaaacacggtcaaacaaaaattaaaagatttCATTATGAGGTTTATGGTTCCGATGAG TATAATGAAGTAATAAACAAGTTATGGGATCCAGATCATGCCAAATCTCCCAATGCTAGCTTTGttaaaa GAAAAATTGCCCGTGTATACAGTCCAAATTTAGTAATGATACAACAACGCTACAAAACTAATCCGTTGGGACgtaagaaatatttttatgctttAGCTGCAAAAGTTAAA aTATCAGAAGACACAACTATAATTGTCATGGCTTCaggaaatataaatgatcaCAATCCTTCCagtaaagaatataaaaacactATCGTAGAAAGTGCAAATTTATTCAAAACTGACATTGATTCTGAAGATGATATtagaaaaggaaaattgaaaaaaacatttgtTAACCTAGCTGGATACTTCATTAAAAAAGGGCGATGGCGTGTTGATATCACCTGTGTTGAATCT aTTAATTGA